Proteins encoded within one genomic window of Halodesulfurarchaeum formicicum:
- a CDS encoding LeuA family protein, with the protein MRSRSAQARAIEFFQGTLATRSEFESVRIFDTTLRDGEQTPRTSFSEADKREIAQILDQMGTHVIEAGFPANSDAELEAVRDIARSTETTVAGLARVVESDVEAAIEAEVDMIHVFASTSDVQIEDSMHSNREEVKERSVAAIEQAKQSDAEVMFSPMDATRTDRDYLADVLSAIDEVDVDWVNIPDTTGVASPSRFADLIGFVGEHTDARIDVHTHDDFGMATANAIAGIEAGADQAQVSINGIGERAGNAAYEEVVMAAESIYGADTGIDTTRISEIAAIIEEKSGVPIPPNKPIVGENAFSHESGIHAAGVIENADTFEPGIMTPEMVGAQRAIVLGKHTGSHAVRDHLEEAGYAPTDEEVREVTERVKNRAAEKHTITVEDLHRIAAKVGVDRAESTEVHA; encoded by the coding sequence CTGAGGAGTCGCTCGGCGCAAGCTCGGGCGATCGAGTTCTTCCAGGGCACGTTAGCTACACGTAGCGAGTTCGAATCGGTCCGGATCTTCGATACGACACTACGTGACGGCGAACAGACCCCGCGCACATCCTTTTCCGAGGCTGACAAGCGAGAGATAGCCCAGATACTCGACCAGATGGGGACCCACGTCATCGAGGCGGGGTTCCCGGCGAACAGCGACGCCGAACTCGAGGCGGTCCGTGACATCGCCCGGTCGACGGAGACGACCGTCGCTGGCCTGGCTCGCGTGGTCGAATCCGACGTCGAGGCGGCCATCGAGGCCGAAGTCGACATGATTCACGTCTTCGCGAGCACCAGCGACGTCCAGATCGAGGACTCCATGCACTCCAACCGCGAGGAGGTCAAGGAGCGCTCGGTCGCCGCCATCGAGCAGGCAAAACAGAGCGACGCCGAGGTGATGTTCTCGCCGATGGACGCCACCCGCACGGATCGAGACTACCTCGCCGACGTGCTTTCGGCCATCGACGAGGTCGATGTGGACTGGGTGAACATCCCGGACACGACCGGGGTCGCCAGTCCCTCCCGATTCGCCGACCTGATCGGCTTCGTGGGCGAGCACACCGACGCGCGAATCGACGTCCACACCCACGACGACTTCGGAATGGCGACGGCCAATGCCATTGCGGGCATCGAGGCCGGGGCCGACCAGGCCCAGGTCTCGATCAACGGCATCGGCGAGCGGGCCGGCAACGCCGCCTACGAGGAGGTCGTGATGGCCGCCGAGTCGATCTACGGTGCGGACACCGGGATCGACACGACCCGGATCTCCGAAATCGCGGCCATCATCGAGGAGAAATCCGGCGTTCCGATCCCGCCCAACAAGCCAATCGTCGGGGAGAACGCCTTCTCCCACGAGAGCGGCATCCACGCCGCGGGCGTGATCGAGAACGCCGACACCTTCGAACCCGGGATCATGACCCCCGAGATGGTCGGCGCCCAGCGTGCGATCGTCCTGGGGAAACACACCGGAAGCCACGCGGTCCGGGACCACCTGGAGGAGGCGGGCTATGCCCCCACCGATGAAGAGGTCCGGGAGGTGACCGAGCGGGTGAAAAATCGGGCCGCGGAGAAACACACGATCACCGTCGAGGACCTCCACCGGATCGCCGCCAAGGTCGGGGTGGACCGTGCCGAGTCCACGGAGGTGCATGCGTGA
- a CDS encoding ATP-binding protein: MDSSTNDSPDGPHVEERAQSDDTIAAFQSVYDVTMDTELSFSEKIDRLLTIGVETLGLPYGFLSQIDVADLDAETGTQTIEQAVGDHELLQPGSEAPLSQAYCRKTIQSEDVLTIQNALEAGWGDDPAYETFELESYIGGRVEVDDELYGTFCFASDDPKASSFTRDERTLVQVLSKWAGYELTQERTRRELESQRDDRKQAQEQLRRIIDLVPDLIFAKNREGEYLLANEATAAAYGQDPEAVEGRTEPELIPEASQSDSFREDDLAVIESGEPKFIPEEKLTTADGETRILQTRKIPYTVPGSGEDAVLGYARDVTELKEYEAQLETQRDNLELINKVVRHDIRNDLQLVLAYAETVQPYVEPEGESYIEQVLEAAREAVEITEVARDVTDVMLQSTVDLHPKNIRAVLTEVINAAQSSNENAVVTVDGPLPDVEVLADDMLGSVFRNLLKNAINHNDKTVPAVTVAAERDENTVVVRVADNGPGVRAEHKRAIFQEGIGFDSEGTGLGLYLVQTLVDRYDGTVSVEDNEPTGAVFVVEIPVSE, translated from the coding sequence ATGGACTCATCCACAAACGACAGCCCCGATGGGCCTCACGTCGAGGAGCGGGCGCAGTCAGATGACACGATAGCCGCCTTTCAGTCGGTGTACGACGTGACGATGGACACGGAGCTCTCCTTCTCGGAGAAGATCGATCGGTTGCTCACCATCGGCGTCGAGACCTTGGGGCTCCCATACGGGTTCCTCTCTCAGATCGACGTCGCGGACCTCGACGCGGAAACGGGCACCCAGACGATCGAGCAGGCGGTCGGCGACCACGAGTTACTCCAGCCGGGGTCGGAGGCCCCACTCTCGCAAGCGTACTGTCGAAAAACGATTCAATCCGAGGACGTCCTGACCATACAGAACGCACTCGAGGCCGGGTGGGGCGATGACCCGGCCTACGAAACCTTCGAACTGGAGAGTTACATCGGCGGCCGAGTCGAGGTCGATGACGAACTCTACGGTACGTTCTGTTTCGCGTCCGACGATCCAAAGGCGAGTTCTTTCACTCGGGACGAGCGGACCCTCGTTCAGGTGCTCTCGAAGTGGGCGGGATACGAACTCACACAGGAACGCACCCGCCGAGAACTCGAGTCCCAGCGGGACGACCGCAAGCAGGCCCAGGAACAGCTTCGCCGAATCATCGACCTCGTCCCGGACCTGATCTTCGCGAAGAACCGGGAGGGAGAGTATCTGCTGGCAAACGAGGCGACTGCCGCGGCGTATGGACAGGACCCCGAGGCGGTCGAAGGACGGACGGAGCCCGAGCTGATTCCGGAAGCGAGCCAGTCCGATTCCTTCAGGGAGGACGACCTCGCGGTCATCGAGTCGGGCGAGCCGAAGTTCATCCCCGAGGAGAAACTGACCACGGCCGACGGCGAGACACGTATCCTCCAGACGCGGAAGATCCCCTACACCGTGCCCGGGAGTGGTGAGGACGCGGTTCTCGGCTATGCCCGGGACGTCACCGAGCTCAAGGAGTACGAGGCCCAGCTCGAAACCCAGCGGGACAATCTGGAGCTCATCAACAAGGTCGTCCGTCACGACATCAGAAACGACCTCCAGCTCGTACTGGCCTACGCGGAGACCGTCCAGCCATACGTCGAACCCGAGGGCGAGAGCTACATCGAACAGGTACTCGAAGCGGCCCGGGAGGCCGTCGAGATCACCGAAGTCGCCAGGGACGTGACCGACGTCATGTTGCAATCCACGGTCGACCTCCATCCCAAGAACATCCGGGCCGTTCTCACAGAGGTCATCAACGCGGCTCAGTCGAGCAACGAGAACGCCGTGGTGACAGTCGATGGCCCGCTCCCGGATGTCGAGGTTCTCGCCGACGACATGCTCGGCTCGGTGTTCCGGAACCTGCTGAAAAACGCGATCAATCACAACGACAAGACCGTTCCAGCGGTCACGGTCGCGGCCGAACGGGACGAAAACACGGTCGTCGTGCGGGTCGCCGATAACGGGCCGGGCGTTCGGGCCGAACACAAACGAGCGATTTTCCAGGAGGGCATCGGATTCGACAGTGAAGGGACCGGCCTCGGTCTCTACCTGGTTCAGACGCTGGTCGACCGGTACGACGGCACGGTGTCCGTCGAGGACAACGAGCCGACTGGGGCGGTGTTCGTCGTCGAAATCCCAGTCTCGGAGTGA
- the ilvB gene encoding biosynthetic-type acetolactate synthase large subunit produces MSKSQPTNESEASADTDELSEEASDEQTANKTKGAQSVVTALEKAEVEITFGVQGGAIMPVYDALADSDIHHVSMAHEQGASHAADAYGIVSGKPGVTITTSGPGATNLVTGIADANLDSDPIVSLTGQVPQDMVGNDAFQETNTMGITSPITKANIFATSPDTVGDDVGTALALAAEGRQGPTLVDLPKNVTTSETDVEPSEPTVPEAYQVPPDEADPHSVEAAAEALAAADRPLILSGGGVIKSEASEQLREFAIEYGIPVVTTMPGLGSFPEDNALALEMGGMHGTGYANMALSHCDVLLGIGTRFDDRLTGGIETFAPEAEVIHVDIDPAEISKNIHADYPLIGDAGAVIEQLHGAMPGEPDAEAWRDRTMEWKATYPMGYETPQDEAVKPQFVVEAMNEAAADDAIVTTGVGQHQMWAAQYWTYTEPRTWVSSNGLGTMGYGAPAAVGAKLAAPDTQVIAFEGDGSFLMTSQAIAPAVRENLDITVAILNNSYVGMIRQWQDAFYDERRYESDWDWGPDFATLAEAYGAQGLRAMGYDEVPDVIEEAFAYDGPSVIDFHVDPVADVYPMVPSGGNNAEFALEADHL; encoded by the coding sequence ATGAGTAAATCCCAACCGACGAACGAATCAGAAGCTTCGGCAGACACAGACGAGCTGTCGGAGGAAGCAAGCGACGAGCAGACAGCAAACAAAACCAAGGGGGCCCAATCGGTCGTCACGGCCCTGGAGAAGGCCGAGGTGGAGATCACCTTCGGCGTCCAGGGCGGAGCCATCATGCCAGTGTACGACGCCCTGGCGGACTCGGATATCCACCACGTCTCGATGGCCCACGAACAGGGGGCCTCGCATGCGGCCGACGCCTACGGGATCGTCTCCGGAAAACCGGGGGTCACGATCACGACCTCCGGGCCCGGCGCGACGAACCTGGTGACCGGCATCGCGGACGCCAACCTGGACTCGGATCCGATCGTCTCCCTGACCGGCCAGGTCCCCCAGGACATGGTCGGGAACGACGCCTTCCAGGAGACCAACACCATGGGCATCACCTCGCCCATCACGAAGGCCAACATCTTCGCCACCAGCCCGGACACGGTCGGTGACGACGTCGGAACGGCCCTCGCGCTGGCGGCGGAGGGGCGACAGGGGCCGACCCTGGTCGACCTGCCGAAGAACGTCACCACGAGCGAGACCGACGTCGAGCCCTCGGAACCAACAGTCCCGGAAGCCTATCAGGTGCCACCCGACGAGGCCGACCCCCACAGCGTCGAGGCGGCCGCCGAAGCCCTCGCCGCGGCCGACCGGCCGCTGATCCTCTCGGGCGGCGGCGTGATCAAAAGCGAGGCCAGCGAGCAACTGCGGGAGTTCGCGATCGAGTACGGCATCCCCGTGGTCACGACCATGCCCGGCCTGGGCTCGTTCCCCGAGGACAACGCCCTCGCGCTGGAGATGGGCGGCATGCACGGCACGGGCTATGCAAACATGGCCCTAAGCCACTGTGACGTGCTGCTGGGGATCGGAACCCGCTTCGACGACCGGCTGACCGGCGGCATCGAGACCTTCGCCCCGGAGGCCGAGGTCATCCACGTCGACATCGACCCCGCGGAGATCTCGAAGAACATCCACGCGGACTACCCGCTGATCGGCGACGCGGGAGCCGTGATCGAACAGCTCCACGGGGCCATGCCCGGCGAACCAGACGCGGAAGCCTGGCGCGATCGGACCATGGAGTGGAAGGCGACCTACCCGATGGGCTATGAAACCCCACAGGACGAGGCCGTCAAACCCCAGTTCGTCGTCGAGGCGATGAACGAGGCCGCCGCGGACGACGCGATCGTCACCACCGGCGTCGGCCAGCACCAGATGTGGGCCGCCCAGTACTGGACCTACACCGAGCCCCGGACCTGGGTCTCCTCGAACGGCCTGGGCACGATGGGCTACGGTGCGCCGGCAGCGGTCGGCGCGAAGTTGGCCGCCCCGGACACCCAGGTCATCGCCTTCGAGGGCGATGGCTCCTTCCTGATGACCAGCCAGGCCATCGCGCCGGCCGTGCGCGAGAACCTGGACATCACCGTGGCCATCCTCAACAACAGCTACGTCGGGATGATCCGGCAGTGGCAGGACGCCTTCTACGACGAGCGTCGCTACGAGAGCGACTGGGACTGGGGCCCGGACTTTGCAACCCTGGCGGAGGCCTACGGCGCACAGGGCCTGCGGGCGATGGGCTACGACGAGGTCCCCGACGTGATCGAGGAGGCCTTTGCCTACGACGGCCCCTCGGTGATCGACTTCCACGTCGATCCCGTCGCGGACGTGTACCCGATGGTGCCAAGCGGTGGGAACAACGCGGAGTTCGCCCTGGAGGCGGATCACCTATGA
- a CDS encoding vWA domain-containing protein: MPVTLDPDLDRDALVSALGQAVDRQAVRTGESRRRRLQRNLRRLSRAWETTVRIDESIRTTELESTATSAYEVAITGRRVHQPVTDYDPRAWDWLVQRALAVHEAGHIRYTDYADWEARLAELDTGEAGVAHTLHNVLEDAAIETQIVRRWPNYDEPLRALRANLLEDASVGIPDPERGGFVYPLAHAVHASILDRWLAADYGLDLEVIGSLLDPSDPAHHFTTEADRRRFETELWPRLPGIVETVRSTPEATDRNAAIFEFVQTVLAVLADADADGRTQQNGRAGEGAAGEGMPDDSRNNDSGESIAPADALDAADAADFDPDERGPGDSAPDSAASVEVDPEIQAEAAEAAADDAREEADVTEAALEEYDELEAALAGDGNRAGDGLRSLDLVVPTESWTADPTVLDRVRSDYRPLARLFRNRLQHERRTKIRRGTRRGRLDSKRLYRTAIESNPGNLKRRREEPDRKDYYMAFVLDRSASMGRKIRQAELALGLLLYALEDVGVETAVFELYDSTVRIGKPFGVSSDSNRDRLFHGRTGGGTPLTTVLHVVRRRLNRESARETRRVMFVLTDDKPANPGSFSETIAATTFPVVGVNLADAPATGTYTRSVTASPGSDLQEKLRQLATEILV; encoded by the coding sequence ATGCCCGTCACCCTCGATCCCGATCTGGACCGAGATGCGCTGGTGAGCGCCCTCGGCCAGGCCGTCGACCGGCAGGCAGTCCGGACGGGGGAGTCGCGTCGACGGCGACTCCAGCGGAACCTCCGGCGACTCTCCCGGGCCTGGGAGACGACCGTCCGAATCGACGAGTCGATCCGGACGACGGAACTGGAATCCACGGCGACCTCCGCATACGAGGTCGCGATCACCGGGCGACGGGTCCACCAGCCGGTGACCGACTACGACCCGCGGGCCTGGGACTGGCTCGTCCAGCGGGCCCTCGCGGTGCACGAGGCCGGGCACATCCGGTACACCGACTACGCCGACTGGGAGGCCCGGCTGGCGGAACTGGACACCGGCGAGGCGGGCGTCGCCCACACCCTGCACAACGTCCTCGAAGACGCGGCGATCGAGACCCAGATCGTCCGGCGCTGGCCCAACTACGACGAACCGCTCCGGGCGCTGCGCGCGAACCTCCTCGAGGATGCCTCCGTCGGTATCCCGGACCCCGAACGCGGTGGCTTCGTGTATCCCCTCGCACATGCCGTCCACGCCTCGATTCTCGACCGCTGGCTCGCGGCGGACTACGGGCTGGACCTCGAAGTAATCGGGTCCCTGCTCGATCCGAGCGATCCCGCTCATCACTTCACCACCGAGGCGGACAGACGGCGCTTCGAAACTGAACTGTGGCCCCGACTCCCGGGAATCGTCGAGACCGTCCGCTCGACGCCGGAGGCGACCGATCGGAACGCGGCGATCTTCGAATTCGTCCAGACGGTCCTCGCGGTTCTTGCCGACGCCGATGCCGACGGCCGGACCCAGCAGAACGGTCGTGCGGGCGAGGGGGCGGCCGGTGAGGGGATGCCGGACGATTCCCGGAACAACGACTCCGGGGAGAGCATCGCTCCAGCCGACGCGCTGGACGCCGCGGACGCTGCGGATTTCGACCCGGACGAACGGGGTCCGGGCGACTCGGCGCCCGACTCGGCGGCGAGCGTCGAGGTGGACCCCGAGATACAGGCCGAGGCCGCCGAGGCGGCGGCGGACGACGCCCGAGAGGAGGCCGACGTGACGGAAGCCGCCCTCGAGGAGTACGACGAACTCGAAGCGGCACTCGCTGGGGACGGCAACAGGGCCGGGGACGGACTGCGCTCCCTGGATCTCGTGGTTCCAACAGAATCCTGGACTGCCGACCCGACGGTGCTGGACCGCGTTCGCTCCGACTATCGCCCACTGGCCCGACTCTTCCGGAATCGGCTGCAGCACGAGCGCCGGACGAAGATTCGACGGGGCACCCGCCGGGGACGGCTGGACTCGAAGCGTCTCTACCGGACCGCTATCGAATCGAATCCGGGGAATCTCAAGCGACGTCGCGAGGAACCCGACCGGAAGGACTACTACATGGCGTTCGTGCTCGACCGATCCGCCTCGATGGGCCGGAAGATCCGGCAGGCCGAACTCGCACTGGGACTGTTGCTCTACGCGCTCGAAGACGTGGGGGTCGAGACGGCGGTCTTCGAACTGTACGATTCCACCGTTCGGATCGGAAAGCCCTTCGGGGTCTCCTCGGACTCGAACCGCGATCGCCTCTTTCACGGCCGAACTGGTGGCGGAACGCCGTTGACGACCGTTCTTCATGTCGTCCGGCGGCGGCTGAACCGCGAATCGGCCCGCGAGACCAGGCGGGTCATGTTCGTCCTGACAGACGACAAACCGGCCAACCCGGGATCGTTTTCCGAGACCATCGCGGCGACGACCTTCCCAGTGGTGGGCGTGAACCTCGCCGACGCTCCGGCCACCGGGACCTACACGCGCTCGGTCACTGCGTCCCCGGGCAGCGATCTGCAGGAGAAACTCAGACAGCTAGCGACCGAAATCCTCGTGTAG
- a CDS encoding AAA family ATPase — translation MATPDQQSSEQTDGTINGIRVDVDPDRLLAGAPTGEQVNGLRKLEPGHPAIPETAVPYFPAELPDVPRDTEETFYRALSLDKPVILEGEAGTGKNHLIRTVAATVNHPVYRQEFGAETSVFDVVGEKDLDGQGGTYYILGEAAKAAIFGGLYVADELNMATGSVTAALHPLFEDRGKRELHLRGVGRTLRDLPRGETWNPDEHLGRYIHPDFHATATINPLHYADTAELNDALRSRCVVIEHPYLAASEDDQAGIETEVELLEAETGATNTEQLRDLVRFAAVLREARREANAIATPIGHRELRDTVEMAGPDEEFMGFAAAARVKFVGQAAMKSDKQFIRDAIADEL, via the coding sequence ATGGCAACACCAGATCAGCAGTCCAGCGAGCAGACGGACGGCACGATCAACGGAATTCGAGTGGACGTCGACCCAGACCGACTGCTCGCCGGCGCGCCGACGGGCGAACAGGTCAACGGGCTCAGAAAACTCGAGCCGGGTCATCCGGCGATCCCGGAGACTGCGGTTCCCTATTTCCCGGCCGAACTCCCGGACGTACCCCGAGACACCGAGGAGACCTTCTACCGGGCGCTCTCGCTCGACAAACCGGTCATTCTGGAAGGGGAGGCCGGCACGGGAAAGAACCACTTGATCCGCACGGTGGCCGCCACGGTGAATCATCCGGTCTATCGCCAGGAGTTCGGGGCGGAGACCTCGGTCTTCGACGTGGTGGGCGAGAAGGACCTCGACGGCCAGGGTGGCACCTACTACATCCTCGGCGAGGCAGCGAAGGCAGCGATCTTCGGCGGCCTCTATGTCGCCGACGAACTCAACATGGCGACCGGGTCGGTCACTGCCGCGCTACACCCGCTGTTCGAGGATCGGGGCAAGCGCGAACTGCACCTGCGTGGGGTCGGGCGCACGCTCCGGGACCTCCCACGGGGGGAAACCTGGAACCCGGACGAACATCTGGGGCGCTACATCCATCCCGACTTCCACGCCACGGCGACGATCAATCCCCTGCACTACGCTGATACCGCCGAACTCAACGACGCCCTGCGCTCGCGGTGTGTCGTCATCGAACACCCGTATCTGGCCGCAAGCGAGGACGATCAGGCGGGAATCGAGACCGAAGTCGAGTTGCTCGAAGCCGAGACCGGTGCGACAAACACCGAGCAACTCCGGGATCTCGTCCGCTTTGCGGCGGTCCTCCGGGAGGCCCGCCGGGAGGCAAACGCCATCGCGACCCCGATCGGCCACCGGGAACTCCGGGACACCGTCGAGATGGCTGGCCCGGACGAGGAGTTCATGGGCTTTGCGGCGGCCGCCCGGGTGAAGTTCGTCGGGCAGGCCGCGATGAAATCGGACAAGCAGTTCATCCGGGACGCGATCGCCGACGAACTCTGA
- a CDS encoding DUF1405 domain-containing protein, translating into MSAERPPWYLAPLPRFIEDLALRLAVPIALINILGTAFGFWYYRIQFAATPIVAWPLVPDSPVATLFVALSLLAYRVDFDADWLHALAFFGALKLGLWTPFVQLVLNGPAGVAPWLYVFLVTSHLAMAVEAFVIHRYATFSIPAVAVAAFWYGLNDLVDYFVPFAGRLHHTWLRAEQVAGGFSHDLPAHDLAAGAAVVLTLLATFLALSTRIDELRRGTEP; encoded by the coding sequence ATGTCCGCGGAGCGTCCACCGTGGTATCTCGCCCCGCTACCCCGGTTCATCGAGGATCTGGCCCTGCGACTGGCGGTTCCCATCGCCCTGATCAACATCCTCGGCACTGCCTTTGGCTTCTGGTACTACCGGATTCAGTTCGCGGCGACCCCGATCGTGGCCTGGCCGCTCGTACCCGACAGCCCCGTTGCCACGCTGTTCGTCGCGCTCTCACTGCTGGCCTACCGCGTTGATTTCGACGCCGACTGGCTCCACGCGCTGGCCTTTTTCGGCGCGCTCAAGCTCGGGCTCTGGACGCCCTTCGTCCAGCTCGTGCTCAACGGTCCGGCCGGAGTCGCACCCTGGCTGTACGTCTTCCTCGTTACGAGCCACCTCGCGATGGCCGTCGAGGCCTTTGTCATCCACCGATACGCCACGTTCTCGATCCCGGCGGTGGCCGTGGCCGCGTTCTGGTACGGGCTCAACGACCTCGTGGACTACTTCGTCCCGTTCGCGGGCCGGCTCCATCACACCTGGCTCCGGGCCGAACAGGTCGCCGGCGGCTTCAGTCACGACCTCCCGGCCCACGATCTGGCCGCCGGCGCGGCCGTGGTCCTCACGCTCCTCGCGACCTTCCTGGCGCTTTCGACCCGGATCGACGAACTCCGGCGTGGGACCGAGCCATAG
- a CDS encoding PAS domain-containing protein, translating to MDMEGHTEDRSRSTAGEAGAIGTFSAPAHRRYVGLTTGFGLLVLVGLSVVQKWLIGAPTGNLVGYVVPALFGGGTGFVYGYFNVGRKRRIRELERETEIRRLISAVNHALVETDDVAAMGPEIAGIVGSSSLFECTYVHLFAPPEFETVCVRNADETAATIRAFHTETYIEQVFESGAYRIEDVTASPFDHHETDERSHAGVGIAIGHEAQRYGVLTVHFPPSVTPTPAEIDLLETIGDDFGYFVHTQILEAERQSFAEIVERIDDPVMVQDRDGTFQVLNEAVTAVAGKSRSALLGADETPFMDEATAETIAAMKDRVLETEAPVSYQVTPNFPDGQERTFSTTRYPYYDERGHLDGTVAICRDVTDLQAHQRQLRVLDRVLRHNVNNNMNVVQGYAEMIREEASGVSASYAAKIASNSQRLLDIAHKQRKITDFLSETQPRERIELEALLDQIVGRIESEFPHASVSLTCPGAVHVWASRSVGDAIEELLTNSVVHAERAEPNPRVTVQTEARRVRVRIVDENPAIPEMDQDVISGADELGALRHGSGLGLWLVKLIVDHSGGAIAHRERDPQGNVVIVELPASSQADTGPN from the coding sequence ATGGACATGGAGGGACACACCGAGGATCGGTCACGGTCGACCGCGGGCGAAGCCGGGGCTATCGGGACGTTTTCGGCCCCGGCACATCGCCGATACGTCGGGCTCACGACTGGTTTCGGCCTGCTGGTGCTCGTCGGGCTCTCGGTCGTCCAGAAGTGGCTCATCGGCGCGCCAACCGGCAACCTGGTCGGGTACGTGGTGCCGGCACTTTTCGGCGGCGGAACCGGGTTCGTATATGGGTACTTCAACGTCGGGCGAAAGCGGCGGATCCGGGAACTGGAGCGTGAGACCGAGATCCGGCGGCTCATCTCCGCGGTCAACCACGCCCTCGTCGAGACCGACGACGTCGCGGCGATGGGTCCCGAGATCGCCGGCATCGTGGGATCGAGTTCGCTGTTCGAGTGTACCTACGTCCACCTCTTTGCGCCGCCGGAATTCGAGACCGTCTGTGTCCGCAACGCGGACGAAACAGCCGCCACGATCCGGGCGTTCCACACCGAGACATACATCGAGCAGGTCTTCGAGTCCGGCGCCTACCGGATCGAAGACGTGACGGCGTCGCCCTTCGACCACCACGAGACTGACGAGCGGTCACACGCCGGCGTCGGAATCGCGATCGGCCACGAGGCACAGCGATATGGCGTGCTGACAGTTCACTTCCCGCCGTCGGTCACGCCGACGCCGGCTGAGATCGACTTACTCGAGACCATCGGGGACGATTTCGGCTACTTCGTTCACACCCAGATCCTCGAGGCGGAACGACAATCCTTCGCCGAGATCGTCGAACGGATCGACGACCCGGTCATGGTTCAGGACCGTGATGGGACGTTCCAGGTGCTCAACGAAGCCGTCACGGCCGTTGCGGGGAAATCACGATCGGCGTTGCTCGGGGCCGACGAGACCCCGTTCATGGACGAGGCCACGGCAGAGACGATCGCCGCGATGAAAGACCGGGTCCTCGAAACCGAAGCGCCGGTCTCCTATCAGGTCACGCCAAACTTCCCCGACGGCCAGGAGCGAACCTTCTCGACGACCCGATACCCCTATTACGACGAGCGGGGGCATCTTGACGGCACCGTCGCGATCTGCCGGGACGTCACCGACCTCCAGGCCCACCAGCGACAGCTTCGGGTGCTCGATCGAGTGCTCCGGCACAACGTCAACAACAATATGAACGTGGTCCAGGGGTATGCGGAGATGATCCGCGAAGAGGCAAGCGGTGTGTCCGCCAGCTACGCCGCGAAGATCGCGTCCAATAGCCAGCGACTGCTAGATATCGCCCACAAGCAGCGCAAGATCACGGATTTCCTCTCCGAGACCCAGCCGAGAGAGCGGATCGAACTCGAAGCGCTGTTGGACCAGATCGTCGGGCGGATCGAGTCGGAATTCCCGCACGCGTCGGTGTCACTCACCTGCCCCGGGGCGGTCCACGTGTGGGCAAGCCGATCGGTCGGCGACGCCATCGAAGAGCTCCTCACGAACAGTGTGGTCCACGCGGAGCGTGCCGAGCCGAACCCCCGCGTGACAGTCCAGACGGAGGCCCGGCGAGTTCGTGTTCGAATCGTCGACGAGAATCCAGCAATCCCCGAGATGGACCAGGATGTCATCTCGGGCGCGGACGAACTCGGGGCGCTGCGGCACGGCAGCGGCCTCGGACTGTGGCTGGTCAAACTCATCGTCGATCACAGCGGGGGAGCCATAGCCCACCGGGAGCGAGATCCCCAGGGCAACGTCGTGATAGTCGAGCTTCCGGCCAGCAGCCAGGCTGACACGGGGCCGAACTGA